In Arthrobacter sp. StoSoilB5, one genomic interval encodes:
- a CDS encoding A/G-specific adenine glycosylase has translation MALPGTDHLGELHHALDEWFGETARDLPWREAECSAWGILVSEVMLQQTPVVRVLPVWRDWMERWPTPTHLASEPSGEAVRHWGRLGYPRRALRLHAAAVAIRNEHGGEVPDSCPELLTLPGVGNYTAAAVAAFAFGRRETVVDTNIRRVHARLISGHALPAPTLTAAEMRLADAVLPEDRTLSVRWNASVMELGAMVCTARTPKCVECPVRSSCAWLAAGEPPPSYTPKGQSWHGTDRQVRGAVMAVLREADTPVPREMFEQAPADLGFAPSGVGVPLAALHRLNSAPEQLERALDGLLLDGLAEMHDGGLRLPA, from the coding sequence ATGGCACTTCCCGGTACCGACCACCTCGGTGAGCTCCACCACGCCCTGGACGAATGGTTCGGCGAGACCGCAAGAGACCTCCCGTGGCGCGAGGCTGAGTGCAGCGCTTGGGGGATCCTGGTCAGCGAAGTCATGCTCCAACAGACCCCGGTGGTCCGCGTGCTGCCGGTCTGGCGGGACTGGATGGAACGCTGGCCCACGCCCACCCACCTTGCCAGCGAGCCTTCAGGGGAGGCGGTGCGCCATTGGGGCCGTCTTGGCTATCCGCGCCGGGCGCTGCGACTGCACGCGGCCGCCGTCGCAATCCGGAACGAGCACGGAGGCGAGGTCCCGGACAGCTGTCCGGAGCTCCTTACCTTGCCGGGCGTCGGGAATTACACCGCTGCCGCCGTCGCCGCCTTTGCTTTCGGACGCCGCGAAACAGTGGTGGACACCAACATTCGCCGCGTCCATGCACGCCTCATCTCCGGTCACGCCCTGCCCGCTCCGACGCTCACCGCAGCGGAGATGCGCCTGGCCGACGCCGTGCTGCCCGAAGACCGCACCCTGTCCGTGCGGTGGAACGCCTCCGTCATGGAACTCGGTGCCATGGTGTGCACTGCGCGCACTCCCAAATGCGTGGAGTGCCCCGTGCGCTCGAGCTGCGCCTGGCTCGCGGCAGGTGAGCCGCCGCCGTCGTACACGCCCAAGGGCCAGTCCTGGCACGGCACTGACCGGCAAGTCCGCGGAGCCGTGATGGCCGTCCTCCGCGAAGCTGATACCCCGGTTCCTCGCGAAATGTTTGAACAGGCGCCTGCCGACCTCGGTTTCGCCCCATCCGGCGTCGGGGTCCCGCTAGCGGCGCTGCACCGGCTCAATTCAGCACCGGAACAGCTGGAACGGGCACTCGACGGGTTGCTGCTCGACGGCCTCGCGGAAATGCACGACGGCGGATTGCGGCTTCCAGCCTAG
- the disA gene encoding DNA integrity scanning diadenylate cyclase DisA: MARSPEESLKATLARVAPGTPLRDGLERILRGRTGALIVLGSDRTIDSICSGGFDIGIEFSPTRLRELAKMDGAIICDKDASNIVRAAVQLVPDSSIETQESGTRHRTAERVAIQTGVPVISVSQSMQIIALYVNGLRHVLEGSEKVLARANQALATLERYSARLDQVTSSLSALEIEALVTVRDVAVTLQRQEMVRRISEEIAQYVLELGEDGRLLSLQVEELTMGRGPGSDVIIRDYSDPDATPEDIEEAVQALLNLGPTELIDLSRIAHIIGFAGGVEQLDAVVQPRGYRLLSGLKSVPKAVADRLVDYFGGLQNLMAATIDDLMTVDGIGDQRARTVREGLSRMAEASLLDRFL, translated from the coding sequence ATGGCCCGGAGCCCGGAAGAGTCGCTCAAGGCGACTCTGGCCAGAGTCGCACCCGGAACTCCCTTACGGGACGGCTTGGAGCGCATCCTTCGTGGACGCACCGGCGCCTTGATTGTGTTGGGCTCGGACCGCACGATCGATTCCATCTGTTCCGGCGGATTCGATATCGGCATCGAATTCTCGCCCACCCGTCTGCGTGAGCTCGCCAAGATGGACGGCGCCATCATCTGCGACAAAGACGCCAGCAATATTGTCCGCGCCGCTGTGCAGCTTGTTCCCGACTCGAGCATCGAGACCCAGGAATCCGGCACCAGGCACCGCACAGCCGAGCGCGTCGCCATCCAGACCGGCGTTCCCGTTATCTCTGTCAGCCAGTCCATGCAGATCATCGCGCTGTACGTGAATGGCTTGCGCCACGTGCTGGAGGGCTCGGAGAAAGTCCTCGCCCGCGCCAACCAGGCCCTCGCAACGTTGGAGCGGTACAGCGCCAGGCTGGACCAAGTCACCAGTTCCCTTTCAGCACTTGAGATTGAAGCACTGGTCACCGTCAGGGACGTCGCGGTCACCCTACAACGCCAGGAAATGGTCCGCCGCATTTCCGAGGAAATTGCCCAATATGTCCTGGAACTGGGCGAAGACGGCCGCTTGCTCTCGCTGCAGGTGGAGGAACTCACCATGGGCCGCGGCCCCGGCAGCGACGTCATCATCCGCGATTACTCAGATCCGGACGCCACACCCGAGGACATCGAGGAAGCCGTGCAGGCACTCCTTAACCTTGGCCCGACGGAATTGATTGACCTCAGCAGGATCGCCCACATCATCGGCTTCGCTGGTGGCGTTGAGCAGCTGGATGCTGTGGTCCAACCCCGCGGCTACCGTCTCCTGTCCGGCCTCAAGTCCGTGCCGAAGGCCGTCGCCGATCGCTTGGTGGACTACTTCGGCGGCTTGCAGAACCTCATGGCAGCCACCATCGATGACCTCATGACCGTGGATGGAATCGGCGATCAGCGCGCACGCACCGTCCGCGAAGGTTTGAGCCGCATGGCCGAGGCAAGCTTGCTGGACCGTTTCCTCTAA
- a CDS encoding Pr6Pr family membrane protein, whose product MTKRTVLIGGRLFFGLLTLVAVGTQLTVHLGMGYDVWNFFSYFTNLSNIFAAVVLLISGYRVLIRKRPSEIDDVTRGTATIAMAVVGLVFGALLAGEDLGSLLPWVNFVVHYLIPVVMVMDWLFQPPRATLTTRHIWYWLLYPVGYLVYSLIRGAFVNWYPYWFIDPSRAGGWGGVIVFALAISVGFLAVSLAMLWLGNKLKRQVDY is encoded by the coding sequence ATGACCAAAAGGACTGTGCTTATTGGGGGACGCCTCTTCTTTGGCCTTTTGACCTTGGTGGCAGTGGGAACGCAGCTGACGGTTCATTTAGGCATGGGGTACGACGTCTGGAACTTCTTCAGCTACTTCACCAACCTGTCCAATATCTTCGCGGCCGTGGTGCTGCTCATCAGCGGATACAGGGTCCTGATCCGGAAACGACCCAGCGAAATCGACGACGTCACCCGCGGCACGGCGACCATCGCCATGGCCGTAGTTGGACTGGTATTCGGAGCTTTGCTTGCCGGCGAGGACCTGGGCTCACTTCTTCCCTGGGTCAACTTCGTGGTCCACTACCTGATCCCTGTGGTCATGGTGATGGACTGGCTCTTCCAACCACCCCGGGCAACCCTGACCACCCGCCACATCTGGTACTGGCTGCTCTACCCTGTGGGCTACCTGGTCTACAGCCTGATACGCGGCGCTTTCGTGAACTGGTACCCCTATTGGTTCATCGACCCCAGCCGGGCAGGCGGCTGGGGCGGCGTTATTGTCTTTGCCCTGGCCATTTCCGTCGGCTTCCTCGCGGTGAGCCTGGCGATGCTATGGCTGGGAAACAAGCTCAAGCGGCAGGTGGATTACTAG